One genomic region from Leptospira montravelensis encodes:
- a CDS encoding electron transfer flavoprotein subunit alpha/FixB family protein, with the protein MADVLVVGELKNGELKKISKELTSAGRKIADAIGGKVHTVLITDNVDAFAGDLKAVGADAVIGANLGEFSPEGYANGIFAIIQEKKPAVVLMPHSAQGKEYSARVAIKANAGIVADAVGLSVDGGKVVAKKPIYSGKAYANFKVSSEIQMFTVRANSQEVTPKDGAGAVEKSGASAGEVRTKSISKDLSGGNKVQLADASIIVSGGRGIKGPENWPIIQDLADTLGAALGASRATVDAGWISHSHQVGQTGKTVSPNCYIACGISGAIQHLAGMGSSKYIVAINKDGDAPIFKVATYGVVADLFEVVPALTSEFKKVLG; encoded by the coding sequence ATGGCTGATGTTTTAGTAGTTGGTGAATTAAAAAACGGCGAACTTAAAAAAATCTCAAAAGAACTTACCTCTGCTGGTCGCAAAATTGCGGATGCCATCGGTGGTAAAGTTCATACAGTTCTTATCACTGACAACGTAGATGCGTTTGCTGGTGATTTGAAAGCAGTTGGTGCTGATGCAGTGATTGGTGCCAACCTAGGTGAATTTTCTCCTGAAGGTTATGCAAATGGAATTTTTGCAATCATCCAAGAGAAAAAACCAGCTGTGGTTCTAATGCCACATTCCGCACAAGGAAAAGAATACTCTGCAAGAGTAGCGATCAAAGCAAATGCGGGAATCGTTGCGGATGCAGTGGGTCTTTCTGTTGACGGTGGTAAAGTGGTTGCTAAAAAACCAATTTACTCTGGTAAAGCTTACGCAAACTTTAAAGTTTCTTCAGAAATCCAAATGTTTACAGTACGTGCTAACTCCCAAGAGGTAACTCCGAAAGACGGAGCGGGTGCTGTAGAAAAATCAGGAGCTTCTGCTGGAGAAGTAAGAACAAAATCTATTTCTAAAGATCTTTCTGGTGGAAACAAAGTGCAGTTAGCTGATGCTTCTATCATTGTATCTGGCGGACGCGGAATCAAAGGACCAGAAAACTGGCCTATCATCCAAGACTTAGCCGATACACTCGGTGCAGCACTTGGTGCTTCCCGTGCGACTGTAGATGCAGGATGGATTTCTCACTCTCATCAAGTAGGTCAAACAGGTAAAACTGTCTCCCCTAACTGTTACATCGCTTGTGGTATTTCCGGAGCGATCCAACACTTAGCGGGTATGGGATCTTCCAAATACATCGTTGCCATCAACAAAGATGGAGATGCTCCTATTTTCAAAGTAGCAACTTACGGTGTTGTAGCGGACTTGTTTGAAGTAGTGCCTGCACTTACTTCTGAGTTTAAAAAAGTATTGGGTTAA
- a CDS encoding M23 family metallopeptidase, with product MKRNRSYYIILVLILFVVTYSAYAAYQKQKNGPVFLDNHVFQRYNEQWGLWVDLNAEKKSLLEKASEFGILAQEVMEINHLKESDLTRLKRSIFFPYSAEYMRGLQEKELFRETVESPIDQFIWPVLPNHKSRISSRIGRRWNTWHTGLDIAIPKNSIVLAAADGVVEEAGRGGDYGLAVKIYHHDMNHFHTVYGHNQELLVKPGDVVRKGQIIAFSGNTGKSTGPHVHFEVRFHNVYLNPENFLTPYEEGVATSIVGFAD from the coding sequence ATGAAGCGCAACCGAAGTTACTATATCATACTAGTCCTAATCCTGTTTGTAGTGACCTACTCCGCCTATGCGGCCTACCAGAAGCAAAAAAATGGTCCTGTATTTTTGGACAACCATGTCTTCCAACGTTACAATGAGCAGTGGGGTCTTTGGGTAGACCTAAATGCGGAGAAAAAGAGCCTCCTCGAAAAGGCTTCTGAGTTTGGAATCCTGGCCCAAGAGGTAATGGAGATCAATCACTTAAAAGAATCCGACCTAACTCGTTTGAAACGTTCTATTTTCTTTCCTTATTCCGCAGAATACATGCGAGGACTCCAAGAAAAAGAACTCTTCCGAGAAACTGTCGAATCTCCGATTGACCAGTTCATTTGGCCAGTACTACCCAACCACAAATCTCGGATCTCTTCTCGGATTGGAAGGCGCTGGAACACTTGGCACACTGGCCTCGACATCGCCATTCCTAAAAATTCCATTGTCCTTGCGGCCGCAGACGGAGTGGTCGAAGAAGCGGGGAGAGGTGGAGACTATGGCCTTGCTGTTAAAATTTATCACCACGACATGAACCATTTCCATACAGTTTATGGCCACAACCAAGAGTTACTTGTAAAACCAGGGGATGTAGTTCGCAAAGGACAGATCATTGCTTTTTCTGGAAATACAGGAAAGTCCACAGGTCCCCATGTTCACTTTGAAGTTCGATTTCATAATGTGTATCTCAATCCTGAAAACTTTCTTACTCCCTACGAAGAAGGAGTTGCCACAAGCATCGTTGGATTTGCAGACTAA
- the rsmI gene encoding 16S rRNA (cytidine(1402)-2'-O)-methyltransferase gives MNRLYLVSNSIGNDGDIPPRTKTLLEEADWIIGEEQRTTSTFLKKLGISKPFDLLNEHTSRKEMDEIAMKLATTKRTCLISDSGSPGLEDPGKWIVPLAWEMGVEVRSAPGPTALIAALTSSGFTTSPFLFLGFLPREEKERERTLKQYLGLGITIAFYETPYRAKHCLETLAKILPGDRQIFLALGISMANETCFRGTAKEIQKKFPQGLKLPPVFVVEEKKERIKR, from the coding sequence ATGAACCGACTCTATTTAGTATCAAATTCGATTGGAAATGATGGAGACATCCCACCTCGCACCAAAACCTTGTTAGAGGAAGCCGACTGGATCATTGGAGAAGAACAAAGAACTACCTCTACTTTTTTAAAGAAGTTGGGAATTTCTAAACCCTTTGATCTACTGAACGAACATACATCCAGAAAAGAAATGGATGAAATCGCCATGAAACTGGCAACTACCAAAAGAACTTGTCTCATTTCTGATTCGGGTAGCCCTGGCCTCGAAGATCCGGGGAAATGGATTGTCCCACTAGCTTGGGAGATGGGCGTCGAAGTTCGTTCGGCTCCTGGTCCTACAGCTCTTATCGCCGCTCTCACCAGTTCTGGGTTTACTACCTCCCCCTTTCTTTTTTTGGGATTTTTACCAAGAGAAGAAAAAGAAAGAGAACGAACCTTAAAACAATACTTAGGCCTTGGAATCACCATTGCCTTTTATGAAACACCTTACCGAGCCAAACACTGCCTTGAAACCTTAGCAAAAATTCTACCAGGGGATCGTCAGATTTTTCTGGCCCTCGGAATCTCGATGGCAAACGAAACTTGTTTTCGCGGAACTGCCAAAGAAATCCAAAAAAAATTTCCCCAAGGATTAAAACTCCCTCCGGTCTTTGTGGTGGAAGAGAAAAAAGAAAGGATCAAACGATAG
- a CDS encoding HAD family hydrolase: protein MTNLTKNSWTDEIFDRLTTIIPKAPGIACFDFDNTLIRNDFGEKIMEELLHDGLIYVPKDLSEFFRDKELWKDHTKLSIPEKEGLIWEEYSYQLKEYGIERGYRWTSFIFQGMNLEEYYEVSRKAWDRVYIHDKDSGVFPQVEMKDLIAYLYHYHWNVYIVTASPEPGIAAISHLFPVKESNVIGMRQVLGENGKFSHKLIEPYTYGEGKVKAIEERIGISPDLAFGDSFNDYPMLCLAKQMAVGINRDNPEFATACAAQGIFVQPYFTFPSVLT, encoded by the coding sequence GTGACTAACCTGACAAAGAACAGTTGGACGGACGAGATTTTCGACCGTCTGACAACCATCATACCGAAAGCCCCAGGCATTGCCTGTTTTGATTTCGACAACACACTCATTCGAAACGACTTTGGCGAAAAAATCATGGAAGAACTCCTTCATGATGGCCTGATTTATGTACCAAAAGATTTATCCGAATTCTTCCGAGATAAAGAACTTTGGAAAGACCATACCAAACTGAGCATTCCAGAAAAGGAAGGTTTGATTTGGGAAGAATATTCCTACCAACTAAAAGAATACGGTATCGAAAGAGGATATCGTTGGACTAGTTTTATTTTCCAAGGAATGAACCTAGAAGAATACTATGAAGTTTCGAGAAAGGCTTGGGATCGAGTTTATATCCACGACAAAGATTCAGGTGTTTTCCCCCAAGTGGAAATGAAAGATCTCATCGCTTATTTATACCACTACCATTGGAATGTGTACATAGTGACCGCTTCTCCTGAACCTGGGATTGCAGCCATTTCCCACCTTTTTCCCGTGAAAGAATCCAATGTCATCGGCATGAGACAAGTATTAGGTGAAAATGGAAAGTTTTCTCACAAACTCATTGAACCATATACTTATGGAGAAGGAAAAGTAAAAGCTATCGAAGAAAGAATCGGTATATCTCCCGATCTTGCCTTTGGCGATTCCTTTAACGATTATCCAATGCTTTGTCTTGCCAAACAAATGGCTGTGGGAATCAACCGCGACAACCCCGAATTTGCTACTGCTTGTGCGGCCCAAGGAATTTTTGTGCAACCTTACTTTACCTTTCCTTCAGTGCTTACATGA
- the rsmA gene encoding 16S rRNA (adenine(1518)-N(6)/adenine(1519)-N(6))-dimethyltransferase RsmA, with the protein MKSPYATISKIQTFFEAKGIRAQKKFGQNFLIDQNIVDFIVKSAEPLLNDDSIVLAEIGIGLGTLTYPILSLHQKTYLFEIDYAYIQLAKDEILPQFPKASLFEGDALENLFHIYEEKVFVFGNLPYHLTTEIINTIVIHCRNFQGGIFMVQKEFAERLVKETSSLSVFLSAFCDVKYLKTVHKNCFFPIPKIHSALILLSPKKESKENHWKLKNQTEVELWSRMLRTLFWGKRKQIQVSLRESPFSEDPLFREALGKAIQSAGVPPTARPEELNREQFLTLGQHLLDHLSK; encoded by the coding sequence TTGAAATCCCCTTACGCGACCATATCCAAAATCCAAACCTTCTTTGAAGCCAAAGGCATTCGGGCCCAAAAGAAATTTGGGCAAAACTTCCTCATTGACCAGAATATAGTCGATTTTATTGTCAAATCCGCAGAACCACTATTAAATGACGATTCAATCGTTCTTGCAGAAATTGGGATTGGCCTAGGAACTCTCACTTACCCCATTCTCAGCTTGCATCAAAAAACATATCTTTTTGAAATTGATTATGCTTATATCCAATTGGCTAAGGATGAAATCTTACCTCAGTTTCCCAAAGCTTCCCTATTCGAAGGAGATGCTTTAGAAAACCTTTTTCATATCTATGAAGAAAAGGTATTTGTGTTTGGAAATTTGCCTTACCACCTAACGACAGAAATCATCAATACCATAGTCATCCACTGTAGAAATTTTCAAGGGGGAATTTTTATGGTGCAAAAGGAATTTGCCGAACGCCTTGTCAAAGAAACCTCTTCCTTATCTGTATTTCTCTCTGCGTTTTGTGATGTGAAGTATCTAAAGACAGTTCATAAAAACTGTTTTTTCCCCATTCCTAAAATCCACTCTGCACTAATTTTACTTTCTCCCAAAAAAGAATCAAAAGAGAACCATTGGAAACTCAAAAACCAAACTGAGGTAGAACTCTGGTCTCGAATGCTCCGCACTTTGTTTTGGGGAAAACGAAAACAGATTCAGGTAAGCCTCAGAGAATCTCCTTTTTCGGAAGACCCCCTCTTTCGGGAGGCACTCGGAAAAGCCATCCAATCTGCGGGCGTTCCTCCTACCGCAAGGCCGGAAGAATTGAACCGTGAACAATTTCTGACCCTGGGTCAACATTTGCTTGACCATTTGTCAAAATGA
- a CDS encoding ComEC/Rec2 family competence protein → MKLKFVYPGSHSIILFLSLFLFVLYTFTPKILPNKIDKKVYLFLLASILFLLFANLHSGPRTKKIHPLFRSYLETQIKKSPLTVFESRIVMGFVTGSTKEIPESFKDLAKESGILHLFAASGLHLGIFIGSLQFLGNLCFRKRKWISLILSLGVGFLYLYALDFPVSFLRAYLFVFLSLVASLFFRKIGPADLLVVSSAFIAFFLFYDFLSIGFLLSFGAVFGIFFLKPSLDQILIPKSKSILKENLHLTVACSLCSFPVLVYYFRSFSFGGIWINFLLVPLAGILLPTIYFTFFLQSLVPKFLEDQIISWIWVPASFELSIFLKIFHSLGNLGRGYKTWAHVPLDLCILSVFLSLLFYLYPKIRFLQSPYLKNPLYFLPVFFLSVSYFFPRTDVPSLITHKRKGNLSIRNGDHLYLFGNCFSKKWTDPNPGLPPPQKVSFESESCLANIFSLVRKHNITDVYWHGTETTTKWISQFQLPIKPVQTEILGANMNPFYSIIRFDGNPKEVERFLKQTKLADKSKTNPRWKGILLLDFPPWKKKDAKEWIQYQKLLGISTAWKMILVEETFEIPLRDHIQNPNLL, encoded by the coding sequence TTGAAACTCAAGTTTGTGTATCCGGGTTCTCATTCTATCATACTATTTTTATCACTTTTTTTATTTGTCCTTTATACTTTTACCCCAAAAATACTTCCCAATAAAATAGATAAAAAGGTTTATCTTTTCCTTTTGGCTTCGATTTTGTTTTTATTATTTGCAAACTTACATTCTGGACCGAGGACAAAAAAAATACATCCCCTCTTTCGTTCTTATCTTGAAACCCAAATTAAAAAATCTCCACTTACAGTATTTGAATCAAGAATTGTGATGGGATTTGTCACAGGCTCTACTAAAGAAATTCCAGAAAGTTTTAAGGACTTAGCTAAAGAATCCGGCATTTTACATTTGTTTGCTGCCTCCGGTCTTCACTTAGGAATTTTTATAGGATCTTTACAGTTTTTGGGAAACCTATGTTTTCGAAAAAGAAAATGGATTTCACTTATACTTTCGTTAGGTGTTGGTTTTTTATATTTGTATGCCCTCGATTTTCCAGTTTCATTTTTGCGAGCTTATCTTTTTGTTTTTTTATCTCTTGTGGCCTCCCTTTTTTTTAGAAAAATCGGCCCCGCAGACTTACTTGTTGTTTCTTCCGCATTCATTGCGTTTTTTTTATTTTATGATTTTTTAAGTATTGGATTTTTATTATCCTTTGGTGCCGTTTTTGGAATTTTTTTCTTAAAACCTAGTTTAGATCAAATTTTGATTCCAAAATCGAAATCCATTTTAAAGGAAAATCTTCATTTAACAGTCGCTTGTTCTCTTTGTAGTTTTCCTGTTTTAGTTTATTACTTTCGATCTTTTTCCTTCGGAGGAATTTGGATTAACTTTCTTTTAGTTCCCTTAGCCGGTATCCTTTTGCCCACAATTTATTTTACCTTCTTTTTACAATCCTTAGTGCCAAAGTTTTTAGAAGACCAAATCATTTCCTGGATTTGGGTTCCCGCCTCTTTTGAACTTTCCATTTTTTTAAAGATTTTTCATTCGTTAGGGAATTTAGGTAGAGGTTATAAAACTTGGGCCCATGTTCCCTTAGACCTCTGTATTCTTTCCGTCTTTTTATCCCTTCTTTTCTATCTTTATCCTAAAATTCGTTTTCTACAATCGCCCTACCTAAAAAACCCCCTGTATTTTTTGCCTGTTTTCTTTTTGAGTGTTTCCTATTTTTTTCCTAGAACAGATGTTCCTTCTTTAATCACCCATAAAAGGAAAGGAAATTTATCCATTCGAAACGGTGACCATTTGTATCTTTTTGGAAATTGTTTTTCTAAAAAATGGACGGATCCAAATCCAGGCCTACCCCCACCGCAAAAAGTTTCTTTTGAATCTGAATCTTGTTTGGCCAATATTTTTTCTTTAGTTCGAAAGCACAATATAACAGATGTTTATTGGCATGGGACAGAAACAACAACGAAATGGATCTCCCAATTCCAACTGCCGATAAAACCAGTCCAAACCGAAATCCTAGGTGCCAATATGAACCCATTTTATTCGATCATTCGGTTTGATGGGAATCCCAAAGAGGTAGAAAGGTTTTTAAAACAAACAAAACTAGCAGATAAGTCAAAAACCAACCCTCGTTGGAAAGGAATTCTCCTTTTGGACTTTCCTCCTTGGAAAAAAAAGGATGCGAAAGAATGGATTCAGTATCAAAAACTACTTGGGATTTCGACTGCCTGGAAAATGATACTCGTTGAGGAAACATTTGAAATCCCCTTACGCGACCATATCCAAAATCCAAACCTTCTTTGA
- the trpS gene encoding tryptophan--tRNA ligase, giving the protein MRVLTGLQPSGKLHLGNYFSAIKKILDYQSKEELFLFIANLHALTTFRSKEELKNFTLECAIDLLALGVDPQKTVFWIQSDVPEVTELTWYLSQSITVSQLQLAHSFKDKVAKGFVPGAGLFTYPILMASDILLYSAGKVPVGKDQKQHLEFARDIAERFNTQFGSVLTIPEPDIDENTATVPGVDGAKMSKSYKNTIDFFGTEKEIKKKVMSIVSDSKAVDEPKDPETSVIFQIHSLFLSPKEKELQIEKYKLGGTGYGDLKKDLLESILTHFAPYREKREELSHNLDYVHQVLKEGKEKAKIVAQTKIEDIRKVLGIYPF; this is encoded by the coding sequence ATGAGAGTCCTTACTGGTTTACAACCTTCAGGAAAACTCCACTTAGGAAATTATTTTTCTGCAATTAAAAAAATCTTAGATTACCAATCCAAAGAAGAATTATTCCTTTTTATTGCCAACTTACATGCACTTACCACTTTCCGATCCAAAGAAGAATTAAAAAACTTCACTTTAGAATGCGCAATCGACTTATTGGCGCTAGGTGTTGATCCGCAAAAAACTGTATTTTGGATCCAAAGTGATGTCCCGGAAGTTACGGAACTCACTTGGTATTTATCACAATCAATCACTGTTTCTCAATTACAACTGGCTCATTCTTTTAAAGACAAAGTTGCCAAAGGTTTTGTTCCAGGGGCAGGACTATTTACATACCCAATCTTAATGGCTAGTGATATTTTACTTTATTCAGCAGGAAAGGTACCTGTTGGCAAAGACCAAAAACAACATTTGGAATTTGCGCGTGATATTGCAGAACGATTCAATACACAATTTGGTTCGGTTCTTACAATTCCTGAGCCAGACATTGATGAAAATACTGCGACAGTTCCTGGTGTGGACGGAGCCAAGATGTCCAAATCTTATAAAAACACCATTGATTTCTTTGGAACCGAAAAAGAGATCAAAAAGAAAGTGATGTCCATTGTCAGTGATTCGAAGGCCGTCGATGAACCAAAGGACCCAGAAACCTCAGTGATCTTTCAAATTCATTCTCTATTCCTTTCCCCTAAAGAAAAAGAATTACAAATTGAAAAATACAAACTTGGTGGAACCGGATATGGAGATCTTAAAAAAGATCTTTTGGAGTCCATTTTAACTCATTTTGCACCTTACCGCGAAAAACGAGAAGAACTTTCACATAACTTAGATTATGTGCACCAAGTTTTAAAAGAAGGAAAAGAAAAAGCAAAGATTGTAGCCCAGACTAAAATCGAAGACATTCGAAAAGTTTTAGGCATCTATCCTTTTTAA
- a CDS encoding 50S ribosomal protein L11 methyltransferase: MEYRELKVNLPKDLSDSFYELLDTLQCAGYYEILFDGEAPKEKDQGLIRDNTNIRIYLQTDEIDKELKVLIFLKINAPDNSNAESRNIETRDYEEAYKEYYKPFPIGKKIWVIPTWEKNEPETIKLWKPNGGIPLFINPGVAFGTGHHETTKLILEYLDELYDKGEFKFQSACDVGTGSGILSIGLAKFGVSKIFALDIDPNAVKAAWSNWTENEYPKGFQFSVEESGIDNPKLSNTKYDLAIANITYAVLSQNIRHLAKIEAPRIIFSGIITEKKDQFLGLLQSHLPGKLLYSKEWNEWWVLDWLRN, encoded by the coding sequence TTGGAATATAGAGAACTCAAAGTCAATCTACCAAAAGATTTATCTGACAGTTTTTATGAACTGTTAGATACTCTTCAATGTGCTGGTTATTACGAAATTTTATTTGATGGTGAGGCCCCTAAAGAAAAAGACCAAGGCCTAATCCGAGACAATACTAATATTCGAATTTATTTACAAACGGATGAAATTGATAAAGAATTAAAGGTTCTTATCTTTTTAAAAATCAACGCACCAGACAATTCCAACGCAGAATCACGAAACATCGAAACTCGTGATTATGAAGAAGCTTATAAAGAATACTACAAACCATTCCCTATTGGAAAAAAAATTTGGGTCATTCCCACTTGGGAAAAAAATGAACCAGAGACTATTAAACTTTGGAAACCAAACGGTGGGATCCCACTTTTTATTAATCCCGGAGTCGCTTTTGGCACGGGCCACCATGAAACCACCAAACTCATATTAGAGTATTTGGATGAATTGTATGATAAAGGTGAATTTAAATTTCAATCGGCATGTGATGTAGGAACCGGTTCAGGAATTTTATCCATTGGCCTTGCGAAATTTGGTGTTTCTAAAATTTTTGCTTTGGACATTGATCCCAATGCGGTAAAAGCTGCTTGGTCGAATTGGACAGAAAACGAATACCCAAAAGGTTTCCAATTCAGCGTGGAAGAATCAGGAATAGACAATCCGAAGTTATCCAATACCAAATATGATTTAGCCATTGCAAATATTACCTATGCAGTGTTATCGCAAAACATACGTCACTTGGCTAAGATTGAGGCACCAAGAATCATTTTTTCAGGTATCATTACAGAAAAAAAAGATCAGTTTTTAGGTTTATTACAAAGCCATCTTCCAGGCAAACTCCTCTACTCTAAAGAATGGAATGAGTGGTGGGTATTGGATTGGCTCCGTAATTAG
- a CDS encoding helix-turn-helix domain-containing protein — translation MVSKVEQPSDGIDQLISESGDYITDVVKENLKLIRHTKGFSLDKLANRCGVSRAMLSQIEQGKSVPTISVLWKIANGLSVPFSELLKEKNQDGIHILKAENSKVLYSNSKVFASRALFPFLGNRKTEFYELILKPGGHEVAEPHKTGTTENLVVVSGKLRLRVGEKVVELEPKDSVFFKADVSHEYSNPTDQETLMYLVMDYTDEIG, via the coding sequence ATGGTAAGTAAAGTTGAGCAACCGAGTGACGGAATAGACCAATTGATTTCAGAATCAGGCGATTATATAACAGATGTCGTCAAAGAAAATCTGAAACTCATCCGTCATACAAAAGGTTTTTCTTTGGACAAACTCGCAAACCGATGTGGTGTGAGCCGTGCGATGTTATCACAGATTGAACAAGGGAAATCCGTTCCCACGATTTCTGTGTTATGGAAGATTGCCAATGGACTGAGTGTCCCTTTTTCCGAACTCCTCAAAGAAAAAAACCAAGATGGAATTCATATTCTTAAAGCGGAAAATTCCAAGGTTCTGTATTCCAATTCCAAAGTTTTTGCAAGCCGTGCACTTTTTCCATTTCTAGGAAATCGCAAAACAGAATTTTACGAACTCATTTTAAAACCAGGCGGCCATGAAGTTGCCGAACCACACAAAACAGGAACCACGGAAAACTTAGTTGTAGTCTCCGGCAAACTGCGGTTACGTGTAGGTGAAAAAGTTGTCGAACTAGAACCAAAAGATTCCGTATTTTTTAAAGCCGATGTTTCGCATGAGTATTCCAATCCTACAGACCAAGAAACACTCATGTATCTTGTTATGGATTATACGGACGAAATAGGTTAA
- a CDS encoding sterol desaturase family protein: protein MFENFTPPPIVTYAIPVFFLLIGIEVFIGYRKNKALYRLNDSIADLSTGIISQIWGLFQKGIGLFAYFYIYEHFRFFEFAMTNPWAWILCIVGQDFCYYWSHRLAHEVNLLWAGHVIHHHSEEYNLVVALRQTGLGGIVTWIFYVPLALIGFHPWMYLASGQINLIYQFWVHTKAVGKIGKIGEYLLSTPSHHRVHHAINPIYIDKNHGGIFIIFDRMFGTFQEETEPCVYGTVKPLRSFNPVYANFHYYWELIKQAASAPYFLDKIKVFFKPPGWYPREGTKPDGFLPIPEVSPDTFHKYDPKPGPEVRTYTTTWFVLVLLLAFAFLLFVAKFSFVSQVLITVWVTLSLVAINALIEGKSWAGAMEITRLLFGFLVIAYFDVGWAYYAIGIVCLLVAGIYLYRTSGQKAEAT from the coding sequence ATGTTCGAGAATTTCACACCTCCGCCCATTGTTACCTATGCCATCCCGGTTTTCTTCCTTCTCATAGGAATTGAAGTTTTCATTGGATACCGCAAAAACAAAGCCCTTTACCGGTTAAACGATTCCATTGCTGACCTTAGTACGGGGATTATTTCTCAAATCTGGGGACTGTTCCAAAAAGGCATCGGACTCTTTGCTTATTTTTATATCTACGAACACTTTCGGTTTTTTGAATTTGCCATGACCAACCCTTGGGCCTGGATCCTTTGTATTGTAGGCCAAGACTTTTGTTATTATTGGTCCCACCGTTTGGCCCACGAAGTGAACCTACTTTGGGCAGGACATGTCATCCACCATCACAGTGAAGAATACAATTTAGTGGTAGCCCTTCGCCAAACAGGACTAGGGGGAATAGTTACATGGATCTTTTATGTTCCCTTAGCCCTCATTGGTTTCCATCCTTGGATGTATCTTGCCAGTGGACAAATCAATCTGATTTACCAATTTTGGGTCCATACAAAAGCAGTGGGTAAAATTGGAAAAATCGGAGAATACCTACTTTCCACTCCTTCTCACCATAGAGTACACCATGCCATCAATCCTATCTACATTGATAAAAACCACGGCGGAATTTTTATCATTTTTGATCGTATGTTTGGTACTTTCCAAGAAGAAACAGAACCCTGTGTGTATGGAACCGTAAAACCCCTTCGTAGTTTCAACCCGGTTTACGCCAATTTTCACTATTACTGGGAACTCATCAAACAAGCTGCCAGCGCTCCCTATTTCTTAGATAAAATTAAGGTATTTTTCAAACCACCTGGTTGGTATCCAAGAGAAGGAACCAAACCCGATGGATTTTTACCCATCCCTGAAGTTAGTCCGGATACTTTCCATAAGTATGATCCGAAACCTGGACCAGAAGTAAGAACCTATACCACTACTTGGTTTGTTTTAGTACTGCTTTTGGCTTTTGCATTTCTTCTATTTGTAGCAAAATTCTCTTTTGTTTCCCAAGTGCTCATCACGGTTTGGGTCACACTCTCGCTTGTTGCCATCAATGCACTGATCGAAGGTAAATCTTGGGCGGGAGCTATGGAAATCACAAGGTTACTCTTTGGATTTCTTGTCATAGCTTACTTTGATGTGGGTTGGGCATACTATGCAATTGGGATTGTTTGCCTCCTCGTAGCAGGAATCTATCTTTACCGCACCAGTGGACAGAAAGCAGAAGCAACCTGA
- a CDS encoding LolA family protein, whose translation MRNFLPKLSIVLFFSVQTGLLWAEEGRDRLNAVIGKMNSLESFRASVTVNGGLTGVVSYKSPGQLHVRFSDGRIISSNGRILWFYNPDSSIAGKQDLKGISGGLGGLLSGYENVSVSGRTFRLTSNTKRYNEIILVVSENDLPRVLKMKRSDEEITEVAFSGIATNIGLGTGLFNFQPPTSSQIVENPLNQKE comes from the coding sequence TTGAGGAATTTCCTTCCCAAATTATCGATAGTTCTCTTTTTCTCTGTCCAAACGGGTCTCCTTTGGGCGGAGGAAGGAAGAGATCGCTTGAATGCCGTCATAGGCAAAATGAATTCCCTAGAAAGTTTTCGTGCCTCTGTCACCGTCAATGGTGGACTCACAGGTGTCGTATCGTACAAAAGCCCTGGCCAACTCCATGTCCGGTTTAGTGATGGAAGGATTATTTCCTCCAATGGCCGAATTTTATGGTTCTATAATCCAGATTCCTCTATTGCTGGAAAACAAGACTTGAAAGGTATTTCCGGGGGACTCGGTGGTTTACTTTCCGGATACGAAAATGTGTCAGTAAGTGGCAGAACTTTTCGTCTCACATCTAATACCAAACGTTATAATGAAATTATCTTGGTTGTTTCCGAAAACGACCTACCTCGTGTACTCAAAATGAAACGTTCCGACGAAGAAATCACCGAAGTGGCCTTCTCAGGCATCGCGACCAATATTGGTCTCGGAACAGGACTATTCAACTTCCAACCTCCCACAAGCTCACAAATTGTTGAGAACCCTCTCAACCAAAAGGAGTAA